In the genome of Theropithecus gelada isolate Dixy chromosome 19, Tgel_1.0, whole genome shotgun sequence, the window GTCCTACCAATGCTACGGGAAGTATCCCTCAAGTTACTGCTTATACCACCTATTGATTTATTTCACAGTATTGATCACAATATAAAATTACCTCATTTTCCccttttactttaaaatctttttttttcctcccagactagaatgtaaacttcatGTAGGCAGCAGGCATGTctgcttacttttctttttgagatggagttttgctctgtcacccaggctggagtgcagtggcgcgctctcagctcactgcaacctctgtctcccaggttcaagtgattctcctgccccagactcccgagcagctgagattgcaggcgcccacaactacgcccggctaatttttgtatttttagtagaggcaaggtttcactatgctggacaggatggtcttgaactcctgacctcaggtgatctgcctgcatgtCTACTTACTTTTGATAAGTATCTTTACTGATTgattgaggcagagtctcactctgttacacaggatggagtaaagtggtgcaatcatagctcactgcggccttcaactcctggcccTAAGAGATCCCCGCAACTCAGCGTTCCcagtagccgagactacaggtacataccacaaggcctggctaatttaaaaagtagtttttgtagagatggggtcttgctttgttacccaggctggtcttgaactcctggagtcaagcaatcctcctgcctttctAAAGCTTTTACTATttgaattaaaatgaacaaatcagGAAATGAGCAGTCTGTCTCTGAAAAACTGAATCATCTCCCCAAAGACACTGCATGtaacattatttaataataagatagtgaccaggcgcggtggctcacacctgtaaccccagcatgttgggaagccgaggcgggtggatcacaaggtcaggagttcaacaccagcctggccaagattgtgaaaccccgtctctactaaaaatacaaaaattagctgggcacggtggcaggcacctgtaatcccagctactcgggaggctgagtcaggagaatcgcttgaacccggtgggtggaggttgcagtgagctgagatcatgcactccagcctgggtgacagagtgagactccgtctcaaataataataataataataaagatgatgATAGTTggtgggctgggtacagtggctcacacctgtaatcccagcactttaggaggctgatgcagtcagattgcttgagctgaggagtttgacaccaacctggagacggtgaaaccccatctctataaaaaataaaaaaattagctgggtgtggtggcacatacctgtggtcctagctacttgagaggctgaggtgggagaatcacttgagcccaggaggttgaggttgcagtgagctaggaatgcagcattgcactccagcctgggcgacagagcaaaaggCCATCccaaataacaacaataataattggaTAGTAACAAATGTGTGACTCCAACAAGTCTGCTGCAAAACAATGctataaataatgagaaaagagaCAATGCGTggctgagagcagtggctcacacctgtaatcccagcactttgggaggctgaggcagatggatcacgaggtcaagagattgagaccaacctggctaacatggtgaaactccatctctactaaaaatacaaaaattagccaggcgtggtggcaggtgcctataatcccagctactcaggaggctaaggcagaagaattgcttgaaccaagaagtcggaggttgcagtgagccgagattacgccacagtactccagcctggcaatagaagagactccatctcaaaaaaaaaaaaaaaaaaaaaagaaaaaaagtgatgaaAGATAACAAAACTACCAGATGAAGTCAGAAATTATAACATCCAACTAAaaggcatttcagaaagaaagagagaaaaatgaatggaagaaaacTTCACAGAACAAACAAAAGGCAATTTCTAGAAACAGATCATGagtcttcaaaatattaatacaaaggTCCACTGAGTACCTTGTACAATGAAATAAACAAGAACCACACCAAAACACATTTCTGTGAAATTTCAGAAAACTAGCATGAAGagacaattttaaatgtttttgtaattattattattattgagacagggtctcactctgtcgcccaggctggagtccagtggcatgatcttggctcactgcaaccatggctcctgggttcaagagattctcctgcctcagcctcctgagtagctgggactacaggtgcatgccacctcacccaactaatattttgtattttcagtagagacggggtttcaccatgttggccaggctggtctcaaactcttgacttcaggtgatcggcccacctcgacctcccaaagtgctgagattacaggtgtgagccaccacgcccggtctatttttacttttataaaaacagTCTCCTTATGTCATCCAGgccggttttgaactcctgaactcaagcaatcctcctgcctcggactcccaaagttctgggattacaggcatgagtcactgagcctggcctttaaatggtttaaaagacaaagaacagTAACACAACACAAATCAAATTGTAATCATATTTTAAGATAAACACTGTAAGCTAGCAGACAATGTTATATAATTCAAAAATCTAAGTGAAAACCATTCAACCTAAAATTTCAAACCTAGTTAAGGTATCATCCAAAAGAGGTAGAATTTAGACACTGTCAAGCTTATAAGGATCCCAAAGTTTTATCCCAAATTCACCTTTATCAAAGTGGTAAACAAAATAAGAATGTGTTTTTTACAAAACTGAGACgctaaaccaagaaaaaaaaaaaaaaaagacataagctCCAAGAAACCAGTGACCCAATATAAAAAAGAGTCACAGGAAATTCCCGAGATGATCAGGTgctgggtatttatttatttatttaattttttttgagacagggtcttgtggtgtcacccaggctggagtgcagtggtgccatcacagctcactgcagcctcgacctcccaggctcaagccatcctcccaactcagttCTTTCGCCAGCTGGCttctttttacttattcattGATGAATcccaaatattaatttattcaccCTACAGTGGTGAAAACTCTTAGAATTATTTTCACTAAGTAATAAAAGTTAACATCATCAAGAATGGAACACATTGACATTGTGTGTCTCTTGATGGGATAAACCGCATTAATTATATGGTATTCCTTCCAAAGATGTATAAAAGATGAGGTACATCCAAATTAAAGAACACTCTACAAAATCACCGtcccggcgcggtggctcgtgcctgtactcctagcacttggggcagaagtgggtggatctcttgagcccgagtttgagaccacactgggcaacatagcaacaccccatctctacaaaaaataaaaaattagccaggcgtgatggcgcaggcctgtagtcccagctactcaggaggctgaagcaagagggtcccttgagctcaggagttcgaggctgcagtgagctatcatcgcgccattgaattccagcctgggcgatagagcaaagACCTGTCtccaaaactaaaaccaaaaaacaaaaccccccaaaactcaccatcatcaaaaataaaataagtaacctgtattctttgaaaatgttaagGTAGTGAACAGGTAGGATACACAGAAAACAGGTGGAAGATTTAAATCGAAACATTTTAGTAGTTTCATTAAATGTACAGAGGAGAGTATGTGCCTAtccttgggagtctgagacaagaTAAAAGTACGGATCTCATAACAATAAATTACTTTGAAATCTTCTTTCTTGCTCAGTACAGCTCCGGCCGCGGCGCCGCCTGGCTCTCGTATTCCTGGTTCTCGCGGGCTGTGGGGCCTCCGCGCCGCAGCCGCAGCCGCAGCCGTTAGTCTTGTCGGGTAGGTGACTCCTTCAGTGAGCAGCAGCCGCGACAAGAAAGGCCTGGCGGGGCTGCTCTGTTTTCCCACCTACCCGAGGACCCTGAGGAGAAGCCTCCGGCCCCGAAGGAAGTCTGGAACGCGGGGCCGGCCTCTGCCGCCGCCATGTTGGACTGGAGGCACGCACGCTCCCAACGCTCTGCGCAAATCACCGCGAGAGCGCCTGGGGCCTCTGGTCGTTTGACCGCGTCCTTGGAACCCGAGGAGACTTGCCGTTCCCggggaagggtgtgtgtgtgagtcggGGGGCGGAGGCCGTCTACGCCAACGTAGGGGCGGGGGGAGCCGAGATGAGAGCATCAGCCTGAGGGAAGCGGTGCTTCTGGTTCTCCGCTCCGCCTCCGATCTTTCAGCGAGGCCTCGGGCCAGTCATCTCGCCGCCTCATACCTCAGTTTTGCCATCCGTGAAGTGGAGCTGGGCCTGCCTGACTTACTCGTTCATCAGCGGAGGGGGCCTTGAAGCTCTGGGAGCCCTTTCAAAGGACGTTGCCTTCCACGAAATCGTACCTATCGTTATTCACTCTGCGGTAACCACCCGGATTTGAGTTGGGGGTGTTTGCACGGTCATTCAGCTTCCTCTTCACCCTCCTGCCGTTCGTCTTCCCCTCCAGTTTATCTCCTGAAAGAGTTTGAAAGTGAGCCTTGTCTATTATTGATGagctcctggctgggcgcggtggctcacgcctgtaatcccagcactttgggaggccgaggcgggcggatcacgaggtcaggagatcgagaccatcctagctaacactgtgaaaccccgtctctactaaaaaatgcaaaacaaaatgagccgggcgtggtggcgggcgcctgtagtcccagctactcgggaggctgaggcaggagaatggcatgaacccgggaggcggagcttgcagtgagccgagatcgcgccactgcactccagcctgggcgcctgggcgactgagcgagactccgtgtcaaaaaaacaaaaacaaacccggctgggcgcggtggctcaagcctgtaatcccagcactttgggaggccgagacgggcggatcacgaggtcaggagatcgagaccatcctggctaacccggtgaaaccccgtctctactaaaaaatacaaaaaactagccgggcgaggtggcgggcgcctgtagtcccagctactcgggaggctgaggcaggagaatggcgtaaacccgggaggcggagcttgcagtgagccgagagccggccactgcactccagcctgggcggcagagcgagactccgtctcaaaaaaaaaaaaaaaaaaaaaaaagataagctcCTGTAGGTGTATGTGGCATTTCCCTTAAAACATGCAGATCAAAGGAAAGGCAATCTTCTTCCCACCCTACGAAGCAGTTAACTTGGCAGAAGCCACCCCTTGTATGGaaaagagagcgagactccgtctcaaaaacaaacaaacaaacaaaaaaataaaaaataaatctgaaacatGGATGTCCCGTTGATTTAGCAGACCTAGCTGACCACACAAGGTGCTCTATTGTTAGGCTGCATCACGGGCCGCAAAGACCCAGGTATCTATCCAGTTGCTAGAAACCATCATGAGAGTTAGATACCACTTTTCTGCTGGAAATACAGACCATTTCCTGAAGCGGTATCGTTGAGGTAAAACATAGGCCTTTTGCAATCTTACATTTTGAGTAAGGCCAAACCTGCCTAGTGTTATAAAACCAGACAAAAAACCCAGGTACCCAGTCTTGCAGGATAGAAATGTGTGACTAAAATGAAGCATCGATCTGAGAAGACTACAAAATAGCGGGAACGATTGGACAGGAGCATGCTATACATTACTTAGATTAATGTTGAGATTTAAGAAGCCAGGATATTGGTTTGTTTGTGAGGGGTGCCCATCTACTTTATGTAAGAGGCTATAAACTACACTTTCAGTTTCTGCTTAATCCTTGCtcaaaaaaggaataatttcttATTCCAAAGTAGACATTGGTACATCTTTTACTAGGTACATAATTTAGGATCAGTCTAATAAAGCTCCTTAGAAGTACTTACAGTACACCCTCACAAGGGTGTACCATCTATCCATTgtttaaacagaaattaaaattctACCTTCGTGGAGAAATTTGCCAAGTTTTCATGGATTCAATACTCATTAAATACTTTTAgcctggggccaggcgcggtggctcacgcctgtaatcccagcactttgggaggccaaggctggcggatcacgaggtcaggagatcgagaccgtcgtggctaacacggtgaaatcccgtctctactaaaaatacaaaaaattagccaggcgttgttccaggcgtctgtagtcccaggtactcgggaggctgaggcaggagaatggcctgaactcgggaggcggagcttgcagcgagctgagatcgcgctactgcactccagcctgggtgacagagcgagactccgtctcaaaaaaaaaaaaaaaaaaacttttagccTGACTTCATCTTTAACATAATTATTGGTGTAAAACAATGGCTTCTGTGGAAAGTTAAAGTTTTAGTGGTTTGCTATTTGTAAAATACAGGCTTTTTCATGTATCATATTAGCATATAAGCTGGCTTAATGATTAGTACTGATCTTAAAGTTGCTAAGACACTAGATATCTGTTACTTTGTaatttgagtttttttaaaaataccgaAATTGGCTTTCCGATGTGTGAAAAGGACTACTTATTAgatacttgtttttaaatttacattcaaTTAATTAAAGCTAGAATCTACTCTTTATATTCTTAGGCTTGGTATACTATTTATATGTTTTGTAATAAgtgtataaaaataatacctttgactttgtatatataaaaaaagaaatattctttcttgCTTTAAAAGGCATGTTGGATTTGCATTCTAGCCCATAATAAATATaactattttaacataaaaatctaTTTATGTTGTTTATCAGATATTAGGGTTGTTTTTCCCTCTCCTGTCAACCTCCAAATAAAATCGATGCTCCAGAATGATGCCCTTTTATCATAATTTTACAAATACCTGGCTCCAAGGTGACTACCTGATACAAAGATACAATGCTGGTCTCCCAAACAGGCAACCCACGTTGACACTCACACAGCTTCCACTCACACCTGCGATCACAAGGCAGCATCTTCGGGCCCTCGTCGCCCACGAACCGCTCCCAGAGAGCATCCGCGCACAATCTCATCCCATCCACGATTTTGATTCCTTTCCTTCCGCTTCTTCAACCCGATCCGGGACGAGACTATCAGGTCCCATCTCCACCTTCACCTTCATTTTCAGCGCAATGCAGACTAAGCCCTGGACTCACCCATATACAGATTGAACTGTCCACTCAGTGTTTCATCCTCTCTGCATTCTGAGGGCGAGTTAGCATCTGGGTATGTGAGTTCTAAACTAACAGCCAGGACCAGGCTTGGAGCGAAGAATGCTTTGGCTCGCATCGTGGCTGGGTTGACCGTGTCTAAGCCCTGGACTACATTTCCCATCGATTCTACCGCTTGCAGCTACTTCCGCCGAGAACCGGAAGCACGTTTTCCTGCGTCGTACCCCAGATAACAGAGCTGCCAGGGATAATCAGGCCTGGCCAGTCTAGCGGGCGAGCCAGCCCCATAGCGAGCCGCTCGGCATGAGGGCTCTGCGATCCTCGGTGCAGAGGAGCGGTAAATGGAAACAAGCCCGGCTTGGCGATGAGAGGTGTAGGGAAGCCCGCAGTAGGGCtctggactacatttcccagaggACCCCGCAGGCCAACACCACGTCTCGCGAGATTTCGGCTTCCTCTTAGCCAGGTGGCGGGACCGTTTGCTGTGCCGAATTAGCTGCCGCGGAAAGCTGAGGGTGAGGAATTCGGCTCCGGTCATTTTGTGTGTGGAGGGCTGAGGAGAAGATTTTGCGTGTATGATCGCCATGGTTGCCGCGGGTCTTCGTGGTCTGTGACTGTGGCTGTGTGGTGCTGACTCTGGGTGATCAGGTGGGCGCTTGTGACTGTGCGCGCCCGGAGTGGATGTGTGTCCCGGACGAGCCTCGTGGCGCGTGCGGATGTGGAGAACCGGTGACTGGGTGGTTGGACTGCGTGTCCCGGGGTGGGTGTGTGACTTTACCTGTGTGTGCTGTACCGTGTGTGCGTGAGTTGCAGGTCTGTGGCTGTGCAGGTGCAATTTGTGTGGCCCCTTGGTGTGTGTGAGAGACCCGTTGGTGTGTGTGAGGCCCCTtggtgtgtgtgagagaggaaaGTGCGATTGGCTGTGAGGCAGTGGGGAAGTGGATATAGGGAGGTGTGTGTGCGATTGGGGCTTTGTGTGTCCCCTTGAGAGAAAAAAACCCGTTAGGCAGTTAGAGTGGGTCCTTGATAAAACTCCTTTAAACAAAGAAACAGCCAGAAAAATCAGGCTGCAGGCACAGATAAGGAAAACTCGCACAGGGGGTTGTTCTAAAGACATTCCTCAGCTGCGCTGATAAGGGACCGAGGCCCAACATAGAAACGCCTTTGTCCTTTGTGTGACCAGCGGGCTTCCAGGAAATAGTCGCTTCTTTTGTGGGCATGTACACGGTGGGGTGTTAGATTTTGAAGGGAAGGTGAGGGTTAAAGAAAGAGAGAGTTGGCGGCTCTATGGCGGGGACCAACTAAATCCCAGAGCCCACTGCCGCTCACTGGCTGGGGTAACTACAGGCCTGAGCAGGAGGGGTCTGGGCGGTATGGCTTGTTGCCTGGGAGAATGTTTATAAGGATGTTTCTTGGGCCTTTGCCCAGCAGGATGTGATAAGGAAGTCAGGCGGTTGGGAAGGATGTTTTTCACAGCCCAAACCACAATGGAATGTTTCCCTCTGACCAGGATCTGTGAAATGGTGGGGGCTTACAAAATGGTGCAGCTTGGACTAACAGGTTCCGGCGGCCACTTTCCTTTTTTGGATATGCTTTAGACTGAGCCCAGCCTCTTTGAATCCTAACTTCAGTCCCTGATTGGTCCCGAGCCAAgctttcacttcagcctctgattggtcctGGGCCAAACTTTCACTTCAGCCCCTGATTGGTCCTGGGCCAAACTTTCACTTCAGCCCCTGATTGGTCCTGCGCCAAACTTTCACTTCAGCCCCTGATTGGTCCTGGGCTAAGGTCCCAGGGCCAAGTTGAGTAGTGCTTTCTCCAAGACAGCCCACAGACCGACCAGTCAGCACATTCCTCCCCTTCCCAGTTCATAAAAGCCCCAGATTCAGCCTCCTAGTTGGCAACCCTCTTTCGGGTCCCCTCCGCTGGacagagctttcttcttttgcttattaaacgTCCGCTCCGACCTCATCCTTTGTGTCCATgttccttaattttcttggccgtgagagaaagaaggcaaaaagAGCCTTTACCCTAACAACTCAATTGCTGGAGAGATTAGTGCATATTCTATGTGGCATCACACACCATAGCCCTGGGATTGAAAGCCATGCAGTTTATGGGATGGTGTTAATCTCAGTCCAAATAGGTAATAAGATCTTTCGCTTTGCTGTATTTTAGGGTAGGAATGAGATTGGGGGCTTGATCAATAGTTTGTACCAGTAGGACCAGGGATTTGCCCAGTCATCTGTGAGTAAATGCTTCGGCCAGTTTTCATGTCTGTATTGAATTAAATACTCATACGGTTCTGTGATTTTTTCAAATACagatttggtctttgtccctatTTCCTcgcatacaactcctaaaatccttggaatctcctaagtactggctttttttttcttttcttttcttttttttttttgatgaagtctagctctgtcacccaggctgtagtgcagtggcacgatctgcactcactgcaacctctgccttccgggttcaagcagttcttctgcctcagcctcccgagtagctgggagtacaggaatgcgccaccacgctggctaatttttgtatttgttttttcagtagagacagggtttcaccatgttggccattctggtctcgaactcttaacctcaggtgatctgcctgccttggcctcccaaagtgctgggattacaggcatgagcacccagCCTTTGGGTTTTTATATGTCAGCAATTGAccgatagcttcaggatgggggctggtcatcagaaagaccaaggcaggattagagggttgggactttcagcccctACCCTCCCACCCCTGGGGAGTGGAGGGAACTGAGGATTAAGTTGATGGCAAGTGGCCGatggtttaatcaatcatgcctgcGTAATGAAGCCTCCTTACAAACCCAAAAGGAGTGTATTTGGAGAGCTTCCAGAGAGCCgaacacatggaggttcctggagggtcgTGCCCAAGGAGGGCATGGAAGGTCTGTGCCCCTTTCCACATACGTCGCCGTaggcatctcttcatctgtatcctttggaATATCCTTATAATCAGCCAgtaaatgtgtttccctgagGGTCCGTGAGCCATTTTATTCTAGCAAATTAATCTAACCCAAAGAGGGGGTTGTAGGAACCCCGAATTGAACCTGTCAGTCAgaagttctagaggctgggacttgtgactggtgtctgaAAGGGGAGCAGTTTTGGGGGCTGAGACTTCAACCTGTGGGGTGACACTATGTCATGGTGTATAGTGTTAGAATCGAATTGgtggacacccagctggtgtctgctgcagaactGATTCCTTGCTGTTGATGGGGAGAAATCTCATATTTTGAGGCCACAGAAGTCTTCTGGGTTGATTGTTGTGGTTTTGGTGTGAAGCAGAGGAAGAACACAGTTTGAGTTTTTTCCAAATGGGTTCACATTGGGGGTTCTCAACCTTGAATCCATCAACTCCAttgctgaatttttatttatttatttttatttttgaggtagggtctcactctgtctcccaggctggagtgcagtggtacgatctcggctcattgcagccttgatctcctgtgctcaagtgattctcctacctcagcctgccaaataaGCTAAAACCAGAGGTACACACCAGCACTCtggcataattaaaaataattttcagtagagaagaagactcactatgttgcctggactggtcttgaactcctgagttcaagtgatcctcccacctctgcctccaaagtgctaggattacaggcatgagctacctcacctatcactgattttctcttttcttttttcctttttttttctttt includes:
- the LOC112613006 gene encoding uncharacterized protein LOC112613006, which codes for MGNVVQGLDTVNPATMRAKAFFAPSLVLAVSLELTYPDANSPSECREDETLSGQFNLYMGDKLEGKTNGRRVKRKLNDRANTPNSNPGGYRRVNNDRYDFVEGNVL